A part of Pararoseomonas sp. SCSIO 73927 genomic DNA contains:
- a CDS encoding DedA family protein: MAEFWADWGAAAYLLAALWAFFEGETFVLAAAAIGAMTGAVDPWILMFSVWIGSFLGDQTWFTLGRRYGPRIMKKYPKAEAKMASATAMLLQYGTIFILTFRFLYGIRNVAAAACGLAGIGRLRFALLNFCAAGLWASSFVAAGWFLGGLIGPERLFHAIAGGALLILAVFLFRRFYRRRRAARTVPAL; the protein is encoded by the coding sequence GTGGCAGAGTTCTGGGCTGATTGGGGCGCGGCCGCCTACCTTCTGGCGGCCCTCTGGGCGTTCTTCGAGGGCGAGACCTTCGTGCTGGCGGCCGCGGCGATCGGGGCGATGACGGGCGCGGTGGACCCGTGGATCCTGATGTTCTCGGTCTGGATCGGCTCCTTCCTCGGGGACCAGACCTGGTTCACCCTCGGCCGCCGCTACGGGCCGCGGATCATGAAGAAGTACCCGAAGGCCGAGGCGAAGATGGCCAGCGCCACGGCCATGCTGCTTCAGTACGGCACGATCTTCATCCTGACCTTCCGCTTCCTCTACGGCATCCGCAACGTGGCGGCGGCGGCCTGCGGGCTGGCGGGGATCGGGCGGCTGCGCTTCGCCCTGCTGAACTTCTGCGCGGCGGGCCTCTGGGCGAGCAGCTTCGTGGCGGCCGGCTGGTTCCTGGGCGGGCTGATCGGACCGGAGCGGCTGTTCCACGCCATCGCCGGCGGCGCGCTGCTGATCCTGGCGGTGTTCCTGTTCCGGCGCTTCTACCGCCGCCGTCGTGCGGCCCGGACGGTGCCGGCCCTCTAG
- a CDS encoding Lrp/AsnC family transcriptional regulator: MDEIDRNILIAVQQDGAAGLSDLSKVAGLSVSATAERVKRLEERGTIRGWHAALDPGAVGCALLAFVMVGLRPGRDDGAFRKAMRRADAVLECHAVSGPWDYMLKLRLPDLAALERFVAEEIRGQTGVERTETVVALASAKETMILPVAEADEE, from the coding sequence ATGGACGAGATCGACCGGAACATCCTCATCGCCGTGCAGCAGGACGGCGCAGCGGGGCTTTCCGACCTCTCCAAGGTCGCCGGGCTCTCCGTTTCCGCCACCGCAGAGCGGGTGAAGCGGCTGGAGGAGCGGGGCACGATCCGCGGCTGGCACGCGGCGCTGGACCCGGGAGCCGTTGGCTGCGCGCTGCTGGCCTTCGTGATGGTGGGGCTGCGCCCCGGGCGGGACGACGGCGCCTTCCGCAAGGCCATGCGCCGCGCGGATGCGGTGCTGGAGTGCCACGCCGTCAGCGGGCCGTGGGACTACATGCTGAAGCTGCGCCTGCCGGACCTTGCGGCACTGGAGCGCTTCGTGGCCGAGGAGATCCGCGGCCAGACCGGGGTGGAACGCACGGAAACCGTGGTGGCGCTCGCCTCCGCCAAGGAGACGATGATCCTGCCGGTGGCGGAGGCGGACGAGGAGTAG
- a CDS encoding ABC transporter substrate-binding protein encodes MSEPVSRRLFITAPAAMAAISGGLAPLAAEAQTAAVPGNGTLTIGIGGAITSVDPHFYNASPNNGLAMHIFDRLVERDAQARLQPGLALSWTPVSDTVWEFKLRPGVKWHDGRDFTAEDVAFTVERTPNVPNSPGGFGGFVRSIKRVEIVDPLTVRFHTEGPAPLVPTDLAAVAVIAKHVNGTATEDYNNGRAAIGTGPYKLASYTPGDRTELVRNDAWFGPKQPWARVSYRFMGNDSGRVAALLSGDVDMIDQVPTSDIAKLRRESRVKVVETQGLRVIYLFPDFSREGAPNFATDLNGQKLATNPFRNLKFRQALSAAINREALCRQVMEGTAQPTGQWLAPGTYSHNPEVKPDTYSPDRAKALLAEAGFPQGLKLTLHGPNDRYPNDSRIIQAIGQMWTRIGVQTAVEAAPWASFSARNARQEFDIRLLGWASTTGEAAYTLVNILSTYNQASRLGANNNGRYSNPRLDEVTARATSTLDDAAREKLLQEGVKIAMDDLAFIPLMQLVNVWAVKRGLDYNARADERSVAMEAKPA; translated from the coding sequence TTGTCCGAACCCGTCTCCCGCCGCCTCTTCATCACCGCGCCCGCCGCCATGGCCGCCATCTCCGGCGGCCTCGCCCCCCTGGCCGCCGAGGCGCAGACGGCCGCCGTGCCGGGCAACGGCACCCTAACCATCGGCATCGGCGGCGCCATCACCTCGGTCGATCCGCACTTCTACAACGCCTCGCCCAACAACGGCCTGGCCATGCACATCTTCGACCGGCTGGTGGAGCGCGACGCCCAGGCCCGCCTGCAGCCCGGCCTCGCCCTCTCCTGGACCCCCGTCTCCGACACGGTGTGGGAGTTCAAGCTCCGCCCCGGCGTGAAGTGGCACGACGGCCGCGACTTCACCGCCGAGGACGTGGCCTTCACGGTGGAGCGCACGCCGAACGTCCCCAACTCCCCCGGCGGCTTCGGCGGCTTCGTCCGCTCCATCAAGCGCGTGGAGATCGTGGACCCGCTGACGGTCCGCTTCCACACGGAAGGCCCGGCCCCGCTGGTCCCCACCGACCTCGCCGCCGTCGCCGTCATCGCCAAGCACGTGAACGGCACGGCCACGGAGGACTACAACAACGGCCGTGCCGCCATCGGCACCGGCCCCTACAAGCTCGCCTCCTACACCCCGGGCGACCGCACGGAGCTGGTCCGCAACGACGCCTGGTTCGGCCCGAAGCAGCCCTGGGCCCGCGTCTCCTACCGCTTCATGGGCAATGACAGCGGCCGCGTCGCCGCCCTGCTCTCGGGCGACGTGGACATGATCGACCAGGTCCCCACCTCCGACATCGCCAAGCTCCGCCGCGAGAGCCGTGTGAAGGTGGTGGAGACCCAGGGCCTGCGCGTCATCTACCTCTTCCCCGATTTCTCCCGGGAAGGCGCACCGAACTTCGCCACCGACCTCAACGGGCAGAAGCTGGCGACCAACCCCTTCCGCAACCTCAAGTTCCGCCAGGCCCTCTCCGCCGCCATCAACCGCGAGGCCCTCTGCCGCCAGGTGATGGAGGGCACCGCCCAGCCCACCGGCCAGTGGCTCGCCCCCGGCACCTACAGCCACAACCCCGAGGTGAAGCCGGACACCTACAGCCCCGACCGCGCCAAGGCCCTCCTCGCCGAGGCCGGCTTCCCCCAGGGGCTGAAGCTCACCCTGCACGGCCCGAACGACCGCTACCCCAACGACTCCCGCATCATCCAGGCCATCGGACAGATGTGGACCCGCATCGGCGTCCAGACCGCGGTGGAGGCCGCGCCCTGGGCCAGCTTCTCCGCCCGCAACGCCCGGCAGGAGTTCGACATCCGCCTGCTCGGCTGGGCCAGCACCACCGGCGAGGCCGCCTATACCCTCGTCAACATCCTCAGCACCTACAACCAGGCCTCCCGCCTCGGCGCCAACAATAACGGCCGCTACTCCAACCCGCGCCTGGACGAGGTGACCGCCCGCGCCACCTCCACCCTCGACGACGCGGCGCGCGAGAAGCTGCTGCAGGAAGGCGTGAAGATCGCCATGGACGACCTGGCCTTCATCCCGCTGATGCAGCTGGTGAACGTGTGGGCCGTGAAGCGCGGCCTCGACTACAACGCGCGCGCCGACGAGCGCAGCGTCGCCATGGAAGCCAAGCCGGCCTGA
- a CDS encoding ABC transporter substrate-binding protein: MKKFASAAVRAALSAFVVAGALPAAAQTLNLAVGAPVTSIDPHYHALSPNYAVADMLFDSLTAFDAQARVQPRLAESWKPVAEDVWEFKLRPNVTFHNGNAFTAEDVAFTIARVPTVPNSPSSYGIYTRAITRVEVVDPLTVRFHTNGAYPLLPVDLGQIQMLDSETHANPATEDFNSGRLAIGTGPFRMVSYRSGDRIEYQRNEGYFGPRPHWQRVNYRMITNDAARTAALLSGDVDFIDQVPTSDIAKLRGDSRVQLSEADGLRLIFLALGHSHETNAPFITDNDGKPLGRNPLRDARVRRALSMAVDRQAVVERVMEGAALPTTQLLPPTAYGALPDRVVGRADPDAARRLLAEAGYPQGFRIQLNGPNDRYMNDARIIQAIGQMWTRIGIRTSVEGQPWATFVARAGRQEFSAMLVGWGTSSGEPTSPLRSLLATANPQRGWGGSNRGRYSNPAMDEKLAEALRTLDDAKREAILREATTLAMDDVGIIPIHIQKNIWAMRRGLRHEARADELTRAQDVSPAQ, translated from the coding sequence ATGAAGAAGTTTGCATCGGCGGCCGTAAGGGCCGCCCTTTCCGCATTCGTGGTCGCAGGCGCCCTTCCGGCGGCCGCCCAGACGCTGAACCTGGCGGTGGGGGCGCCCGTCACCTCGATCGATCCGCACTACCACGCGCTGTCGCCGAACTACGCCGTGGCGGACATGCTGTTCGACAGCCTGACGGCCTTCGACGCCCAGGCGCGCGTCCAGCCGCGGCTGGCGGAGAGCTGGAAGCCGGTGGCGGAGGATGTGTGGGAGTTCAAGCTCCGCCCCAACGTGACCTTCCACAACGGGAACGCCTTCACGGCCGAGGACGTGGCCTTCACCATCGCCCGCGTCCCGACGGTGCCGAACAGCCCCTCCTCCTACGGGATCTACACCCGCGCCATCACGCGGGTGGAGGTGGTGGACCCGCTGACGGTGCGCTTCCACACCAATGGCGCCTACCCGCTGCTGCCGGTGGATCTCGGGCAGATCCAGATGCTGGACAGCGAGACCCACGCGAACCCGGCGACGGAGGATTTCAACTCCGGCCGGCTGGCGATCGGGACCGGGCCGTTCCGGATGGTGAGCTACCGCAGCGGCGACCGGATCGAGTACCAGCGCAACGAGGGCTATTTCGGCCCGCGGCCGCACTGGCAGCGCGTGAACTACCGGATGATCACGAACGACGCGGCGCGGACGGCGGCGCTGCTCTCCGGCGACGTGGACTTCATCGACCAGGTGCCGACCTCCGACATCGCCAAGCTGCGCGGCGACAGCCGGGTGCAGCTGAGCGAGGCGGATGGGCTGCGGCTGATCTTCCTGGCGCTGGGGCACAGCCACGAGACGAACGCGCCCTTCATCACGGATAATGACGGCAAGCCGCTGGGGCGGAACCCGCTGCGCGATGCCCGGGTGCGCCGGGCGCTCTCCATGGCGGTGGATCGGCAGGCGGTGGTGGAGCGGGTGATGGAGGGGGCCGCGCTGCCCACCACGCAGCTTCTGCCCCCCACCGCCTATGGCGCGCTGCCGGACCGGGTGGTGGGCCGGGCGGACCCGGACGCGGCGCGGCGGCTGCTGGCGGAGGCGGGGTATCCCCAGGGCTTCCGCATCCAGCTGAACGGGCCGAACGACCGCTACATGAACGACGCCCGGATCATCCAGGCGATCGGGCAGATGTGGACGCGCATCGGCATCCGCACGTCCGTGGAGGGGCAGCCCTGGGCGACCTTCGTGGCACGGGCCGGGCGGCAGGAATTCTCCGCCATGCTGGTGGGCTGGGGCACCTCCTCCGGCGAGCCGACGAGCCCGCTGCGCTCCCTGCTGGCGACCGCGAACCCGCAGCGGGGCTGGGGCGGGTCCAACCGCGGGCGCTACTCCAACCCCGCGATGGACGAGAAGCTGGCCGAGGCGCTGCGGACGCTGGACGACGCGAAGCGCGAGGCGATCCTGCGCGAGGCGACGACCCTGGCGATGGACGACGTGGGCATCATTCCCATCCACATCCAGAAGAACATCTGGGCGATGCGGCGGGGCCTGCGGCACGAGGCGCGGGCGGATGAGCTGACGCGCGCGCAGGATGTGAGCCCGGCCCAGTAG
- a CDS encoding ABC transporter permease: MSVYLLRRLIQAALVMLAMSVIVFVGVYAIGDPVEILISPDADQAEKARAIAALGLDKPLWQQYFSFLGAALQGDLGRSFVFNEPALKLIAQRAPATLELAFGATIMAVIIGLPLGLYAGLRPKSFGAQAIMTGSILGFSLPTFWVGLMLIMVFAVQLGWLPSTGRGETVEILGMRWSFLTLNGLAHMAMPALNLALFKISLVIRLTRAGVRETMLMDYVKFARAKGLSPSRVIGVHVFKNILIPVVTVVGLELGSTIAFSVVTESVFAWPGMGKLIIDSINVLDRPVIVAYLMSIVLMFIIINLVVDLLYSVLDPRVRLESK; this comes from the coding sequence ATGAGTGTTTACCTGCTGCGGCGGCTGATCCAGGCGGCGCTGGTGATGCTGGCGATGTCCGTCATCGTCTTCGTGGGTGTCTATGCCATCGGCGATCCGGTGGAGATCCTGATCTCCCCGGACGCGGACCAGGCGGAGAAGGCGCGGGCCATCGCGGCGCTCGGCCTCGATAAGCCGCTGTGGCAGCAGTATTTCAGCTTCCTTGGCGCGGCGCTGCAGGGGGATCTCGGGCGGTCCTTCGTGTTCAACGAGCCGGCGCTGAAGCTGATCGCGCAGCGGGCGCCGGCGACGCTGGAGTTGGCCTTCGGGGCCACCATCATGGCCGTGATCATCGGCCTGCCGCTGGGGCTCTATGCCGGGCTGCGGCCGAAGAGCTTCGGGGCGCAGGCGATCATGACGGGGTCTATCCTCGGCTTCTCCCTGCCGACCTTCTGGGTGGGGCTGATGCTCATCATGGTCTTCGCCGTGCAGCTGGGCTGGCTGCCCAGCACCGGGCGCGGGGAGACGGTGGAGATCCTGGGGATGCGCTGGTCCTTCCTGACCCTGAACGGGCTGGCGCACATGGCGATGCCGGCGCTGAACCTGGCGCTGTTCAAAATCAGCCTTGTCATCCGCCTGACCCGCGCGGGCGTGCGGGAGACGATGCTGATGGACTACGTGAAGTTCGCCCGCGCGAAGGGGCTTTCCCCGAGCCGGGTGATCGGCGTGCACGTGTTCAAGAACATCCTGATCCCCGTGGTGACGGTGGTGGGGCTGGAGCTTGGCTCGACGATTGCATTCTCGGTGGTGACGGAGAGCGTCTTCGCATGGCCGGGCATGGGCAAGCTGATCATCGACAGCATCAACGTGCTCGACCGTCCCGTGATCGTCGCCTACCTCATGAGCATCGTGCTGATGTTCATCATCATCAACCTGGTGGTGGACCTGCTCTACTCGGTGCTTGATCCCCGCGTGCGCCTGGAGAGCAAGTGA
- a CDS encoding ABC transporter permease — translation MSATTAGSTAPAKAPRVETPLRRFVLDFAESKLALGALVVFLAIVLVAILAPWIAPQNPYDLAQLDIMDGRLEPGSVSEGTGMTYWLGTDDQGRDMLSGIMYGLRISLVVGAGSAIVAAFVGASLGMLAAYAGGRTDTVIMRLVDLQLSFPTILSALMILAFLGKGIMNVVIALIVVEWAYYARTVRGTALVERRREYIEAAQCLALPTRRIIFRHLLPNCMPPLIVVATIQIARAIALEATLSFLGLGVPITEPSLGLLIANGYEYMLSGKYWISFYPGIALLITIVSINLVGDHLRDVLNPRLKK, via the coding sequence ATGAGCGCGACGACGGCCGGCAGCACCGCCCCTGCCAAAGCGCCCCGGGTGGAGACGCCGCTGCGGCGCTTCGTCCTGGACTTCGCGGAGAGCAAGCTGGCGCTCGGGGCGCTGGTGGTGTTCCTGGCGATCGTGCTGGTGGCAATCCTCGCGCCCTGGATCGCGCCGCAGAACCCCTACGACCTCGCGCAGCTCGACATCATGGACGGGCGGCTGGAGCCGGGCTCGGTGAGCGAGGGCACGGGCATGACCTACTGGCTCGGCACGGATGACCAGGGGCGCGACATGCTCTCCGGCATCATGTACGGGCTTCGGATCAGCCTCGTGGTGGGGGCCGGCTCCGCGATCGTGGCGGCGTTCGTCGGCGCCTCGCTCGGGATGCTCGCGGCCTATGCGGGCGGGCGGACGGATACGGTGATCATGCGGCTGGTAGACCTCCAGCTGTCGTTCCCGACCATCCTCTCCGCGCTGATGATCCTGGCCTTCCTGGGCAAGGGGATCATGAACGTCGTCATCGCGCTGATCGTGGTGGAATGGGCCTATTACGCCCGGACCGTGCGCGGCACGGCGCTGGTGGAGCGGCGGCGGGAGTATATCGAGGCGGCGCAGTGCCTGGCGCTGCCGACGCGGAGGATCATCTTCCGCCACCTGCTGCCGAACTGCATGCCGCCGCTGATCGTGGTGGCGACCATCCAGATCGCCCGCGCCATCGCGCTGGAGGCGACGCTGTCCTTCCTGGGCCTCGGCGTACCGATCACGGAGCCGTCCCTGGGGCTGCTGATCGCCAATGGCTACGAGTACATGCTCTCCGGCAAGTACTGGATCTCCTTCTACCCGGGCATTGCGCTGCTGATCACCATCGTCTCGATCAACCTGGTCGGCGACCACCTGCGCGACGTCCTCAACCCACGGCTGAAGAAGTAA
- a CDS encoding ABC transporter ATP-binding protein, with the protein MEPSIPASAARPTLQVRNLQTRFFTRAGVVPAVNDVSFNVGRGKVLGLVGESGSGKTVTGFSIMRLVDEPGRITGGEILFDGRDLVKASEEEMRQLRGNRIAMIFQDPMMTLNPVLRIDTQMIETMQAHTRISKEDARQRARDTLGMVGIPSPDERLKAYPHQFSGGMRQRVAIAIALLHRPELIVADEPTTALDVTIQGQILAEVQKLAATTGTSIIWITHDLSVVAGLADDIAVMYAGEIAEYGAVSDVLDHPLHPYTHGLLGSVPSRNRRGEPLRQIPGTTPSLLSLPPGCPFQGRCPRAADVCRQVPPMAEILPAHEARCFRPHLENAEAA; encoded by the coding sequence GTGGAACCCAGCATTCCCGCCTCCGCGGCGCGCCCCACCCTGCAGGTGCGGAACCTGCAGACCCGGTTCTTCACCCGCGCGGGCGTGGTGCCGGCCGTCAACGACGTCTCCTTCAACGTGGGCCGCGGCAAGGTGCTGGGGCTGGTGGGGGAGTCCGGCTCCGGCAAGACCGTGACGGGCTTCTCCATCATGCGGCTGGTGGACGAGCCCGGGCGGATCACCGGGGGCGAGATCCTGTTCGACGGGCGGGACCTGGTGAAAGCCTCCGAGGAGGAGATGCGGCAGCTCCGGGGCAACCGGATCGCCATGATCTTCCAAGATCCGATGATGACGCTGAACCCGGTCCTGCGCATCGACACGCAGATGATCGAGACGATGCAGGCGCATACCCGGATCAGCAAGGAGGACGCCCGGCAGCGGGCGCGGGACACGCTGGGAATGGTCGGCATCCCCTCCCCCGACGAGCGGCTGAAGGCGTATCCGCACCAGTTCTCGGGCGGGATGCGGCAGCGCGTGGCGATCGCCATCGCGCTGCTGCACCGGCCGGAGCTGATCGTGGCGGACGAGCCGACGACGGCGCTGGACGTGACGATCCAGGGGCAGATCCTGGCGGAGGTGCAGAAGCTGGCGGCGACGACCGGGACCTCCATCATCTGGATCACGCACGACCTGTCCGTGGTGGCGGGGTTGGCCGACGACATCGCGGTGATGTACGCGGGGGAGATCGCGGAGTACGGCGCCGTCTCCGACGTGCTGGACCATCCGCTGCACCCCTACACGCACGGGCTGCTGGGCTCGGTCCCCAGCCGGAACCGGCGGGGGGAGCCGCTGCGGCAGATTCCCGGTACCACCCCATCGCTCCTGAGCCTGCCGCCGGGCTGCCCTTTCCAGGGCCGCTGCCCGCGGGCGGCGGATGTATGCCGGCAGGTGCCGCCGATGGCGGAGATCCTGCCCGCGCACGAGGCGCGGTGCTTCCGCCCCCATCTTGAGAATGCGGAGGCGGCATGA
- a CDS encoding ABC transporter ATP-binding protein: protein MSATVASSPAPASVMPGTDKMIEVVGVSRRFAKRLDFAGKIMAKLGAPLRDEVVHAVDKVDLTIRRGEVVGLVGESGCGKSTLGRMVAGILPPSDGSILWKGRDRAGLHGKEARAATLQAQMIFQDPMSSLNPRMKVADIIGEAPLFHGLTNRAGLPAYLDEQMRRAGLDPSFKSRYPHQFSGGQRQRIGIARALAVQPEFLVCDESVAALDVSIQAQILNLFMKLRRELNLTYLFISHDLGVVEHLSDRVVIMYLGRVVEEAATETVFARANHPYTQSLLSAVPRIEARKKAFATVKGEIPSPLNPPAGCHFHPRCPHAFDRCRVEIPALKEVAPGHKSRCHLNDLPNHGGMPV, encoded by the coding sequence ATGAGCGCGACCGTGGCTTCTTCCCCTGCCCCGGCCTCCGTGATGCCGGGCACGGACAAGATGATCGAGGTGGTGGGGGTGTCCCGCCGCTTCGCCAAGCGGCTGGACTTCGCGGGCAAGATCATGGCGAAGCTCGGCGCGCCTCTCCGCGACGAGGTGGTGCACGCCGTGGACAAGGTGGACCTGACCATCCGCCGCGGCGAGGTGGTGGGGCTGGTCGGGGAATCCGGCTGCGGCAAGTCCACGCTGGGGCGCATGGTGGCGGGGATTCTGCCGCCCTCGGACGGCTCCATCCTGTGGAAGGGGCGCGACCGCGCGGGGCTGCACGGGAAGGAGGCGCGGGCGGCGACGCTGCAGGCGCAGATGATCTTCCAGGACCCGATGTCCTCGCTGAACCCGCGCATGAAGGTGGCGGACATCATCGGCGAGGCGCCGCTGTTCCACGGCCTGACCAACCGCGCGGGGCTTCCGGCCTATCTCGATGAGCAGATGCGGCGGGCGGGGCTCGATCCCTCCTTCAAGTCGCGCTACCCGCACCAGTTCTCGGGCGGGCAGCGGCAGCGCATCGGAATTGCGCGGGCGCTTGCGGTGCAGCCGGAGTTCCTGGTCTGCGACGAATCCGTGGCGGCGCTGGATGTCTCCATCCAGGCGCAGATCCTGAACCTGTTCATGAAGCTGCGGCGGGAGCTGAACCTCACCTACCTCTTCATCTCCCACGACCTGGGCGTGGTGGAGCACCTGAGCGACCGGGTGGTGATCATGTACCTGGGGCGCGTGGTGGAGGAGGCGGCGACGGAGACCGTCTTCGCCCGCGCGAACCATCCCTACACGCAGTCCCTGCTCTCGGCGGTGCCGCGGATCGAGGCGCGGAAGAAGGCCTTCGCGACGGTGAAGGGGGAGATCCCCTCCCCGCTCAACCCGCCGGCGGGGTGCCACTTCCACCCGCGCTGCCCGCACGCCTTCGACCGGTGCCGGGTGGAGATCCCCGCCCTGAAGGAGGTGGCGCCGGGGCACAAGAGCCGGTGCCACCTGAACGACCTGCCGAACCACGGCGGGATGCCGGTCTGA
- a CDS encoding VOC family protein — protein sequence MSRFAFDHVHLRSPDPDATGAWFTDNLEAVHVRRQEGPGSLRVVLDLGGLNLFIDRVPASTPGVPPAPFLGIEHLALAVKGIDAIVEELRGKGVRIVMEPNNPNPTTRIAFIEGPESVRVELLERS from the coding sequence ATGAGCCGCTTCGCCTTCGACCACGTGCACCTGCGCAGCCCCGATCCGGACGCGACCGGGGCCTGGTTCACGGACAATCTGGAAGCGGTTCATGTGCGCCGCCAGGAAGGGCCGGGCAGCCTGCGGGTGGTGCTGGACTTGGGCGGGCTGAACCTGTTCATCGACCGCGTCCCGGCCTCCACGCCGGGGGTGCCGCCCGCACCCTTCCTGGGGATCGAGCACCTGGCGCTGGCGGTGAAGGGGATCGACGCCATCGTGGAGGAGCTGCGCGGCAAGGGCGTGCGGATCGTGATGGAGCCGAACAACCCGAACCCGACCACGCGGATCGCCTTCATCGAGGGGCCGGAGAGCGTGCGGGTGGAGCTGCTGGAGCGGAGCTGA
- a CDS encoding GNAT family N-acetyltransferase, which produces MSITLRPGRDEDAEGFIRLIGDAWAEYPNCVLDVDAEVPELRALATHFEKVGGALWAAEDEAGDLVGMVATRPLRDDDEAWEIGRMYVAKAGRGTGLAHQLLDGAERHAVAHGAQRMILWTDTRFEAAHRFYEKRGYVRAGSIRILDDISKSLEFRYAKPATGVVVEVLDAAAAASAERRLAGIMVACVAAGASVNYLPPLSPELARGFWRGVSADVATGGKVLLAAWCDGQIAGTVHLALAQQPNAPHRAEVSKLLVDPAFRRRGIGRALMQRAEQTARSIGRKLLVLDTEADSDGERLYRALGWQPAGTIPGYSRAGDGRLLGTVIFWKTP; this is translated from the coding sequence TTGAGCATCACCCTCCGCCCGGGTCGCGACGAGGACGCGGAAGGCTTCATCCGCCTGATTGGTGATGCCTGGGCGGAGTACCCGAACTGCGTGCTGGACGTGGACGCGGAGGTTCCCGAGCTCCGCGCCCTCGCCACTCATTTCGAGAAGGTCGGCGGCGCCCTCTGGGCCGCCGAGGACGAGGCCGGCGACCTCGTCGGCATGGTCGCCACCCGCCCGCTCCGCGACGACGACGAGGCCTGGGAGATCGGCCGCATGTACGTCGCGAAGGCCGGCCGCGGCACCGGCCTCGCGCATCAGCTCCTGGACGGCGCCGAGCGCCACGCCGTCGCGCACGGCGCCCAGCGCATGATCCTCTGGACCGACACGCGCTTCGAGGCCGCGCACCGCTTCTACGAGAAGCGCGGCTACGTCCGCGCCGGCTCCATCCGCATCCTCGACGACATCTCCAAATCCCTCGAGTTCCGCTACGCCAAGCCCGCGACGGGCGTGGTGGTGGAGGTGCTGGACGCCGCCGCCGCCGCCAGCGCGGAACGCCGCCTGGCCGGGATCATGGTCGCCTGCGTCGCCGCCGGCGCCTCGGTCAACTACCTGCCGCCCCTCTCGCCGGAGTTGGCGCGCGGCTTCTGGCGGGGCGTCTCCGCCGATGTCGCCACCGGCGGCAAGGTCCTTCTCGCCGCCTGGTGCGACGGCCAGATCGCCGGCACTGTCCACCTCGCCCTGGCGCAGCAGCCCAACGCCCCGCACCGGGCCGAGGTCTCGAAGCTCCTGGTGGACCCTGCCTTCCGCCGCCGCGGCATCGGCCGCGCCCTCATGCAGCGTGCGGAGCAGACCGCCCGCAGCATCGGCCGCAAGCTCCTGGTGCTGGACACGGAAGCGGACAGTGACGGGGAGCGCCTCTACCGCGCCCTCGGCTGGCAGCCCGCCGGCACCATCCCCGGCTACTCGAGGGCCGGGGACGGACGCCTGCTCGGCACGGTGATCTTCTGGAAGACGCCCTGA